In one Armatimonadota bacterium genomic region, the following are encoded:
- a CDS encoding GAF domain-containing protein has translation MTDRLAALFGAAMDGIVVADAARRCLYANPAVCQTIGCGPAHMLGRDVLMLFPTPVRSDIQEAIAAAFVGQARRLIAPVLRTDGEEYQIECTVCPMSLDGQGLAAVFLRDETETQRLARKAEAMAQIVSSMALAGSLEATLDALARTVVQATGGMACGVVLMDEDLQGVRVTGAYGLSPQHIAGMRAAVRAGAPPPGQQAVQEKQPVVRLNARNEMLADPRYAPVHDAARGAAWDAIVSVPLRYWGRVIGALSMFYPSGRIPGQSEVDFLTAIADQAAVAAENARLFVEARDKAALEERQRLARELHDSVSQALYGIALGARTAQTWLERDPARATEPVGYVLSLAEAGLAEMRALIFELRPEALEAEGLVAILNRQVEAIRARHGLDARADLPEEPDAPLEVKEAIYRIAQEGLHNIVKHAKATRVDLRLSRDNGGFWVELTDNGQGFDSEGTFPGHLGLRSMRERAEQLGGSLEISSAPGDGTRIRVRIPLGGPS, from the coding sequence GTGACCGATCGCCTGGCCGCGCTATTCGGCGCGGCCATGGACGGAATCGTTGTTGCTGACGCTGCGCGCCGGTGCCTCTACGCCAACCCGGCGGTCTGCCAGACGATCGGTTGCGGCCCCGCGCACATGTTGGGCCGCGACGTGCTGATGCTCTTCCCCACGCCCGTCCGCTCCGATATCCAGGAGGCCATCGCGGCAGCGTTCGTGGGGCAGGCGCGCCGTCTGATCGCACCGGTATTGCGCACGGACGGCGAGGAGTACCAGATCGAATGCACCGTGTGTCCCATGTCCCTCGACGGGCAGGGGTTGGCGGCCGTCTTCCTGCGCGACGAGACCGAAACTCAACGCCTGGCCCGGAAGGCGGAGGCCATGGCGCAGATCGTCTCCAGCATGGCGCTGGCCGGATCCCTGGAGGCCACGCTGGACGCGCTCGCACGCACGGTTGTACAGGCAACCGGTGGCATGGCCTGCGGCGTTGTCCTCATGGACGAGGATCTCCAGGGAGTTCGCGTGACGGGAGCCTACGGGCTCTCGCCCCAGCACATCGCCGGAATGCGCGCCGCGGTTCGTGCCGGGGCTCCTCCGCCGGGCCAGCAAGCGGTGCAGGAGAAGCAGCCGGTGGTGCGGCTCAACGCCCGCAACGAGATGCTGGCCGACCCGCGCTACGCCCCTGTTCACGACGCCGCGCGCGGGGCGGCATGGGATGCCATCGTCTCCGTGCCGCTGCGGTACTGGGGGCGCGTGATAGGAGCGCTGAGCATGTTCTATCCCAGCGGCCGGATCCCCGGACAATCGGAGGTGGACTTCCTGACCGCCATCGCGGACCAGGCAGCGGTCGCCGCCGAGAATGCCCGCCTGTTCGTAGAGGCCCGCGACAAGGCCGCGCTGGAGGAGCGGCAACGGCTGGCCCGTGAACTGCACGACTCTGTGTCTCAGGCGCTCTATGGAATCGCCCTGGGTGCCCGCACGGCCCAGACATGGCTGGAGCGCGATCCGGCCAGGGCGACTGAGCCGGTCGGCTACGTGCTGTCGCTCGCCGAGGCCGGCCTGGCAGAGATGCGCGCGCTGATCTTCGAGTTGCGCCCCGAGGCGCTCGAGGCAGAAGGGCTGGTGGCGATTCTGAACAGACAGGTGGAGGCCATTCGTGCCCGGCATGGACTCGATGCCCGTGCCGACTTGCCCGAGGAGCCCGACGCTCCCCTCGAAGTCAAGGAAGCGATCTACAGGATCGCCCAGGAAGGGCTCCACAACATCGTCAAGCACGCGAAGGCCACCCGGGTGGATCTCCGGCTCAGCCGCGACAACGGGGGGTTCTGGGTGGAGTTGACCGACAATGGCCAGGGATTCGACTCGGAAGGGACATTCCCCGGACACCTCGGCCTGCGGTCAATGCGCGAGCGAGCCGAGCAACTGGGCGGTTCCCTGGAGATCTCCAGCGCTCCGGGGGATGGAACGCGCATCCGCGTCCGCATCCCTCTCGGGGGCCCCTCATAG
- a CDS encoding response regulator transcription factor codes for MPIRILIADDHSVVRQGLRMFLGLDSDLQVVGEATDGAEAVRLARELRPDVVLMDLLMPVMDGIAATEAIRKELPDVEVMALTSVLEDASVVAAVRAGAIGYMLKNTEADELIRAIKAAAEGRVQLSPEAAARLMREVRAPQSPEALTERETDVLRLMAQGQANKQIARALRIGEKTVKTHVSNILAKLGVQSRTQAALFAVRIGLVSLDHLGGET; via the coding sequence ATGCCGATCCGAATCCTGATTGCCGATGACCACAGCGTTGTCAGACAGGGCCTTCGGATGTTCCTGGGGCTCGACTCCGATCTTCAAGTGGTGGGAGAAGCCACGGACGGTGCTGAGGCAGTCCGGCTGGCCAGAGAGTTACGGCCGGACGTCGTGCTGATGGACCTCCTCATGCCGGTCATGGATGGAATCGCTGCCACGGAAGCGATCCGCAAAGAACTGCCCGACGTCGAGGTCATGGCTCTCACCAGCGTCCTCGAGGACGCCAGCGTCGTGGCCGCGGTGCGGGCCGGCGCGATCGGATACATGCTGAAGAATACCGAGGCCGATGAGTTGATCCGGGCCATCAAGGCGGCCGCTGAAGGTAGGGTTCAGCTCTCCCCGGAGGCGGCCGCGCGGCTGATGCGCGAGGTACGGGCACCCCAGAGCCCTGAGGCGCTCACCGAGCGGGAGACAGATGTGCTGCGGTTGATGGCCCAGGGACAGGCGAACAAGCAGATCGCCCGGGCCCTGCGCATCGGGGAGAAGACCGTGAAGACGCACGTGAGCAACATCCTAGCGAAGCTCGGAGTGCAGAGCCGCACGCAGGCGGCGCTCTTCGCCGTCCGGATCGGGCTGGTTTCCCTGGATCATCTGGGTGGGGAGACGTGA
- a CDS encoding response regulator transcription factor, translated as MIRLLVVDDQQGVRQGLRMRLALEPDIAVVGEAADGPSALNVAADLAPDAVVMDVGMPGMDGIEAAASLREAAPGTRVVMLTVHDDPNTRRRAQDAGAAAFVVKQKCGGDLIAAIRRVAGGQPRDDSEGPGSLPADQGDRNVSTPLRQVPL; from the coding sequence ATGATACGACTTCTCGTAGTGGATGACCAGCAAGGGGTCCGGCAAGGGCTGCGGATGCGGCTTGCGCTGGAGCCGGATATCGCCGTTGTCGGCGAGGCCGCAGACGGACCGTCCGCGCTGAACGTGGCCGCCGACCTGGCGCCCGATGCGGTGGTCATGGACGTCGGCATGCCCGGCATGGATGGCATCGAGGCGGCGGCCTCTCTACGGGAGGCAGCGCCCGGCACCCGGGTTGTGATGCTGACGGTTCACGACGACCCCAATACCCGCCGGCGCGCCCAGGATGCCGGGGCAGCGGCCTTCGTCGTCAAGCAGAAGTGCGGTGGGGACCTGATTGCAGCGATCCGCCGGGTGGCTGGGGGCCAGCCGCGCGATGACAGTGAGGGTCCTGGCAGCCTTCCGGCCGACCAAGGCGATCGGAACGTGTCAACACCTCTGAGACAAGTTCCTTTGTGA